AAAAAAGTAGAACAAAACAACTCAGACAAGACAATTTAGATGTTCCAACATACATTAAATTACCAAAAGACAAAAGCAAATGGAAGGCATGTTCTCTTCACAAATTGGAACACATGAAAAGAAGAAACTATGTGCAGAGGGCACTTCAATCAGGTTCACTGGCCAGCAGGTTAGAGTTGGCAATGACTGTCAACAGTCCTTTTTCTTTGCAGGCTAGTACGCTGGTTCTTGCTGAGAATGAAGCTGGTTCTATCAGGGCACCATCTGTGAGTGCAGTAGTGGCTGCAATTGTTTTAAGCAAGGACAACTCCATTACCGTGCTATTGGCCGGCTCAGGTCCTTCCCTTCGAGAAGCTGCCACACATGCTGCCTCATGCCATCCTTCAGTTTCTCAGGTAGGTAAAGCACACTCTTAATCCTCATTACTCTGCAGAACGTTGGAATGAATATTAGGACTGTTGCTTTGGTCCTTTTTACAGCCCATTAAATTGAAGCGACATTGCTATATTTTCTAAGAGTTATGCATTGTGGCCAGCAAGAAATTTTCACTTTGAAAAAGCCCAGAATATTGTCAATCTGCAATTTATAATTGTATTCGAtttaccatcttgtgtacttgggctatgcctatccttATTATTACtaccgtttacttatcaaaaaaataattgtattcgATTTTCTCTTGGATAGTCTTCAGGgatagaaataatatattaggaCTTCCTTCAATATCCTGAGATCTTACACTGATTTGTCTTTGAAACACAGTTCAAGGGCATAATATTATGGGATTCTGAAAGTTGGCTGATGCTATTTCTTGCAAAGGTGCTTGTAGCTGATTCAGATAAATTTACACATCCAATAGCGGAACCTTGGGCTAAACTAGTCCATTTAGTGCAGCAGAGAGGTGACTACTCGCACATAATTGCACCTTCAGTTTCATTTGGGAAAAACATTCTACCACGTGCAGCTGCTCTTTTAGATGTTTCCCCCATTACAGATGTTATTGAAATAGCTGAGTCTGATTTATTTGTCAGGTATATTCTATGGTTTAGCTCCTTTGATTGACATTGCCTTCTCAAGATATTTCATCTGTTGGTTGATATGTGAGTTAATGTTGCTATCAAGTACCAAGCAGACTTCAAGCATCGGATTACATCTCTCTTCATTTCATTGTTTGGATATTGGCAAACTACTTGATGAGGTCTTGGGAAAGGTCTTATTATCAAACTGAAGTTTAATAGGACAGATAACAGTGCTACTTTTTCAGGACCTTAAATTCTTGTATGGGCTGTCAAGACACTTGCATTCTCTTTAATTCCAAATATTGTAATAAAGCCTGAATTCTGGCCTCAATCATGTAGCTCTGCAATGAAACCATGTAGCCTTTATGATGTCAAAGCTATATCAGCTTTAAAAACTAATGGATCTTACCTGAGGTCTTTGGTCATCAGGCggaaaaaaagttatattattggAAATTTTGTGCTGCCAAAATCTTGGAAGAACTACTGATGGGACAAGagcctatttttctttttttcgtttttaCAATTATTGTATCTGTTCTTCTCTCTGTGTTTTCCCTCTTGTGGCTCTTATGAAggaaataaaacagagaaaacATGGGTAGTTActgattttgttttttgataagtagttaCTGCTTTTGTTTTTAGTGGTCCCTATATCTGTGTTTTCTATGGGTCTAGCTGGTGTCCTGTAAAATGTTTCCTGTCTAGATTACCGAATATTTCAATTCATGGCTACCGGATGCTCTTGTTTTGAGAAGTTCGAGGATGTGCTgcacacatatataaataataaaatgcttCAAAATATTGTGGTTATCAAGTATTCCCAGTatgtagaagtttttttttactCTCTTAAACAAGGCAAACTGATCATCAAGTAGAAAGCATTATTCCTCAAAACAGTCTTACCTACAATCTACAAGCTTCACATTCCATTCCATTTACCTGTAAGTAAAAAATTCTAGCCATTCATGTCCTCTACATTGTTTTCATTGCAATCTTTTGTCGGTTAATTTACATTGGTAGAATTGTTTGCAGACATCACTTGACATTATTAAAGAAAAGGATGAACAATTTTTAGAATCTTTTTGCTTCACCTACCTCTTAAACCTCTCTGGTGTGTGACTCTGACTTATTTGCCTCATTTTTTAGCCAGAAAGTTTTCTTAGGCTCAATCACCGACAGTTTTCAGCTCATTATATAGATCtacaataatcaaataaatgcTCGAAAGTTGCTATGGTGGAGCAGTTGCTGCTTCTTGTGCTGTAGCATTATGCAAATTCGCTCTTAGGCCTTAACCGTGTGTCTAAGGTGAATGCTGATTTTTTATCtgacatgaaaaatattaaaatcatttgcCAGGCCAATATACGCTGGTAATGCACTCTGCACCGTTCGCTACACTGGTGCCAATCCTTGCATGTTGACCATTAGATCCACATCTTTCCCGGTGCCACCAACCTTGGCCGATTCAAAATCTAAGGAGGCTCCTATCTCCCAGGTTGCTCTCTCAACCTTTGGTGAAGGTCTGTTTATCTTTTTCTAATCCCTAGGAATTTTTGTTGGCCACTCTCCGACTTGAACATATACAAAGAAGAGATTTAACAATTCCCATTTTGTAGTTCTTCATTGATAGAGATTTGACTATTTCTTGGGTGATTTGTACTGATCACTTTTATCTGGTAACTCCATGCATGTATTGACATAAAATTATGTACTTATCAACGGATTCTATAGGTAATTCGAGATATATAAAGCAGACATCTCAGGATACAGAACGCCCTGATCTTGGGAATGCACGAATTGTAATCACTGGGGGGCGTGGGTTGAAAAGTGCTGAGAACTTTAAGATGATAGAGAAGCTTGCAGAGAAACTTGGTGCGGCTGGTacattttacatataaaaagaatttaggtTCTTTCATCTTGAATCTATTCAAGCCATTGTTTTCAATATGACCTTGTTTCTTTATTCTACTGCTAGTATAATTTGGaactttgttgatttttttgctTACTTGGTGCCACCCGTGCTGCTGTTGATGCGGGATTTGTTCCTAATGATCTCCAGGTAACACCCATTATTATTATCTCCAACTTTGTGCATATCGTTTGATATTTTGACATGATTTCATCAGATATGCCTTCCATTCCATTAATTCCAGTTTCTTCGTTGtcttaaaattgttaaaaaaatgataataaataaaaaaaaattgttcaaaCTCAGTTTTCCTAATTGCCACTATGCAACACGGAAAATAGATATGTGCCAGCTGTCCGTTGGCACTTGAAAGCTATGATGATTCTGAATTTGGAACCTCTTTCTCTCcctagaaagaaagaaaaattttggtgatATGTGTGCCTGATGCATCTGTATATAAGTTGAAATTCTCATACTGGCATGAGAGGTTTTCTACTTGTTGTCTTTGGGATTGTAGGATGCTTCCAATAGCATTAACTACCAGTATATTTACTATTCACTTTTACCACACATGTTACAATTAGTCTATCGTGCTAATGTAGGGTTCTTAAAACTGCAAATTATAAAAAGCGATAGGACGATGCATTACACTTTTGCCCAATGTTTTACTCACTGTGAAACTTAAATCTGCTTTGCTTTTATGCTCTTTTTCGATGCAAGATTTCGGGGATAGCAATTTTGCTTGCGTTTGATTTTTTCCCCTCTAACGACACCCTTCAATTGCAGGTTGCTGATCATGGACTTGTAGGTGATCTTTTTGAGGTGATACCGGAGTTCCTCGAGAAGGTTCCGGAGAGAAAATAAACCTCTAACCTGTGCTTTTCCAGGATTCCCCCTTGGAGGTGAAAGATTAAGAATGAACTGTCTTGTTTATAATAAGTTCCAAATTCTCATTTCTTTGAACGTCCTTTTATATAGCATGAAATCAAAATCACCCTTTTCAAATCGCCTTAAACTGGTCAAAGGTCGTGATAAGCAATACAGCCAATACTTCCAAATTCTCATGAAGaggtatttattattatcaaacAACATAATGTCAATGTATAAACAATGAGTTTTAGAGCCAGGTTTCCCATTATGGGATCTGAGTGGTGGTTGTtatccagatgactaacataaggggggagtgaattgagttgtatttaaaaattaataattataaatcaaatatacaatataaaatataaacaaaaaatgaagcataaatataaagagtaagggtaaaagagaagtaaacacagtatgttaacgaagttcggtccccactgcctacgtcttcgcctcaagctacccattgaggatctccaaattcactattcaaccccTTTCAAGTAGAAATAGAAACccattacacttttgaacaacaccgctataaaggatccgtgtagaacaccctctacacatGCAATCACCTTAAacgtggtaattcaactattctctgcgtagaacactttctacacgcacaagggttatacacactcttttactaatacaagagctgatagtgggtaggctataaaaaaatactcctcaatgactgaaataagaacaatacagcgtaaactatctttcaaaatgaacaaggtttaagactcaatgtttagaaaagagagaatgaaagttttgaatgaatgttgtatgctcttagtgttgtaaatatgaaactctcaaatgatttatttataagcatatgagatttcatatttaaatttaaaaatattcacatgtcaaagacaacatcagtcatttttcaaaaatttcaaagctaatctttttactttttgcatatgacaaaaagaacacactttactttttaaaattttcaaacaaaatcatctactttttgcataaatcaaaaaaagtatcaatcatttttgaaaatattcaaataaaacatgcacatgtgaaaaatgacaattaattatttttaatattttcaaaaatttcaaacacaatcatctactttttgcataaatcaagaaaaacatcaatcacttttgaaaatatacatataaaacatgcacatgtgaaaaataacaatcaatcatatttaatattttcaaaattcaaatctttaatcatgtcatgcacatgtgaacgatgataatcaatcatcttttaaaattttaactttaatttttaaaatattcatgcacatgtggaaaatgtattttaatactttatgataaaatattaattttaaatcttaattctaattttgaatttttaagagatttacaacattacactatgactttaatgtaaacttgtttccttcttactcatACTTGGTTTCTTGATGAGCTTtacttcattgtgtagacaacttgagtttaagactcctttattctttgaatttatttgttatcatcaaaattcatatgtaaatttataattaaacaaaacttgaaactttgggttcaacaatctccctatttttgatgatgacaaatacttgatagaacttgaaacctgtattaatatttaagctCCCCATGataatgtgcgttagtttttcaagtaaaagtataaatataattccagacatatataacaaatttaacaattcaaacaatattaatgttctagtctaaaaatttaaataatattaatgttctagtataaaacttcttccccttttgacatcattaaaaaggatccacaACAAGTAAatgaactgaaaaaaaaaatggggtgTTAGGAGAAActgtaaatagttaaaaaaattaagccgcccgtgacccgacaagtgtgactggagatttgaaaaaatcacctGATGTTATTGATAAACGAGATTAAGGGCtccaagtttct
This Carya illinoinensis cultivar Pawnee chromosome 11, C.illinoinensisPawnee_v1, whole genome shotgun sequence DNA region includes the following protein-coding sequences:
- the LOC122280843 gene encoding electron transfer flavoprotein subunit alpha, mitochondrial-like isoform X5, whose protein sequence is MKRRNYVQRALQSGSLASRLELAMTVNSPFSLQASTLVLAENEAGSIRAPSVSAVVAAIVLSKDNSITVLLAGSGPSLREAATHAASCHPSVSQFKGIILWDSESWLMLFLAKVLVADSDKFTHPIAEPWAKLVHLVQQRGDYSHIIAPSVSFGKNILPRAAALLDVSPITDVIEIAESDLFVRPIYAGNALCTVRYTGANPCMLTIRSTSFPVPPTLADSKSKEAPISQVALSTFGEGNSRYIKQTSQDTERPDLGNARIVITGGRGLKSAENFKMIEKLAEKLGC
- the LOC122280843 gene encoding electron transfer flavoprotein subunit alpha, mitochondrial-like isoform X3, with the protein product MKRRNYVQRALQSGSLASRLELAMTVNSPFSLQASTLVLAENEAGSIRAPSVSAVVAAIVLSKDNSITVLLAGSGPSLREAATHAASCHPSVSQFKGIILWDSESWLMLFLAKVLVADSDKFTHPIAEPWAKLVHLVQQRGDYSHIIAPSVSFGKNILPRAAALLDVSPITDVIEIAESDLFVRPIYAGNALCTVRYTGANPCMLTIRSTSFPVPPTLADSKSKEAPISQVALSTFGEGNSRYIKQTSQDTERPDLGNARIVITGGRGLKSAENFKMIEKLAEKLGAAGC
- the LOC122280843 gene encoding electron transfer flavoprotein subunit alpha, mitochondrial-like isoform X1 is translated as MKRRNYVQRALQSGSLASRLELAMTVNSPFSLQASTLVLAENEAGSIRAPSVSAVVAAIVLSKDNSITVLLAGSGPSLREAATHAASCHPSVSQFKGIILWDSESWLMLFLAKVLVADSDKFTHPIAEPWAKLVHLVQQRGDYSHIIAPSVSFGKNILPRAAALLDVSPITDVIEIAESDLFVRPIYAGNALCTVRYTGANPCMLTIRSTSFPVPPTLADSKSKEAPISQVALSTFGEGNSRYIKQTSQDTERPDLGNARIVITGGRGLKSAENFKMIEKLAEKLGAAGDLFEVIPEFLEKVPERK
- the LOC122280843 gene encoding electron transfer flavoprotein subunit alpha, mitochondrial-like isoform X4; its protein translation is MKRRNYVQRALQSGSLASRLELAMTVNSPFSLQASTLVLAENEAGSIRAPSVSAVVAAIVLSKDNSITVLLAGSGPSLREAATHAASCHPSVSQVLVADSDKFTHPIAEPWAKLVHLVQQRGDYSHIIAPSVSFGKNILPRAAALLDVSPITDVIEIAESDLFVRPIYAGNALCTVRYTGANPCMLTIRSTSFPVPPTLADSKSKEAPISQVALSTFGEGNSRYIKQTSQDTERPDLGNARIVITGGRGLKSAENFKMIEKLAEKLGAAGDLFEVIPEFLEKVPERK
- the LOC122280843 gene encoding electron transfer flavoprotein subunit alpha, mitochondrial-like isoform X2 produces the protein MKRRNYVQRALQSGSLASRLELAMTVNSPFSLQASTLVLAENEAGSIRAPSVSAVVAAIVLSKDNSITVLLAGSGPSLREAATHAASCHPSVSQFKGIILWDSESWLMLFLAKVLVADSDKFTHPIAEPWAKLVHLVQQRGDYSHIIAPSVSFGKNILPRAAALLDVSPITDVIEIAESDLFVRPIYAGNALCTVRYTGANPCMLTIRSTSFPVPPTLADSKSKEAPISQVALSTFGEGNSRYIKQTSQDTERPDLGNARIVITGGRGLKSAENFKMIEKLAEKLGDLFEVIPEFLEKVPERK